The genomic interval CGAGAATGTGGACATCACAACCTCCTGAGTTGTCGGAGTCCGGAAAGTCCAGCTCCGGACAGTTGTTCGAGGGCCTTCGGCCGCCCCGTCAGCGTGAGCAGCAACGCGGTCATCGGCCCGCGTACGACGGGGCCGGTGCCCACTGTCCAGTCGGTGTCGGTGGCCGTCAGCTGGAATCCGCGCAGGCGGCGCCGGGCCCAGAACGGCCAGCCCATCGACCACACCCGGGTGGCGGCCACCGCGGCGTCGCCGGGTGGCACCACGATCGGGCGGTGCAACGGGATCGCGATGTCCTGGCCGTGAACGATGGTGTCGAACAAGATGTTTCGCACGTTCGTCACGGCCGGCAGGGTGCGCGAGGGCGCGCATGCGCGTAATTCGGAAACCAGGTCGGCATCGGGCCGATCGGCATAGTTGCGGGTGAGGGTGTCGATCATTGTGTTGTAGCGACCGCCCGCGCGGGCGAGGGCGGTCAGCGTCGCCCCCACGGCCAGGGGGTGCGTGCCGACAATGACGTGTGCGGCCACATCTCGAATGCGCCAGCCCGCACATAGCGACGGCGCCTCCCATTCGTCGGCGCTCAGCCCGGCCAGCACCTCGGCGATAGCGAGGCGCTGTTGCTCGATTACCTGCCACGCGCGGTCCTCGTCGAATGCCACGGGTCCCACCTCCGCTACTATTAAGTCAGCTTCACTGACTAATTTAATCAGCTTATCTGACTAACCACAAGGAGTGATCGTGGCTGAGCCCGTCCCGAACGTCGGCACCCTGATGTTCATCGCGTATCGGTCGATAGAGAATCAGGTCTTCGCCGCACTCGCCGCTGCGGGCTTCGGCGAGATCACCCTGGCTCAAGGGCGGTTGCTAGCCAGAATCGGACCGGAGGGCAATCGCCTCACCGACCTCGCCGAACAGGCGCAGATCACCAAGCAGACTGCCGGATTCCTCGTCGACCAGCTCGAACGCGCCGGTTATGTGGAACGTGTCTGCGACCCCACCGACGGCCGCGCGCGCCTCATCCGCCTCGCCGACCGCGGCCTGCGCGGCACCGAGATCGCCAATGCCGAGGCCGCGCGTGTGGAAGCCGAATGGGAGAAACACCTCGGCGCGCGGCAGATGGCCCAGCTGCGCACCATCATGACTCGGCTGCGCGAGATCACCGATCCCTATGCGTGAGCTGACTTCCTGCGGGAAAGTGTTCCGCGGAAAGCGATCAGGTCATCATCTGCCACGTGGGGCCCTTCGCGAAGAGTGAGCCCTCACACTCCTGTCGGCGAGCCTCGCCCTCGACGAGCAGTTCGTTCCCCCGAACTCGATCGCTACGGTGACCGTCGGCATCGCCGCGGTCCGGAGGCGGAGCCCGACCGCGCCACGATCTCGGTACCCGATCATCGTGACACCATCGAGCGAGGCGATGCCGGCAGAGTATCCGAAATCCCAACCGGCCTCATCACCATTGTCGAACCCGAAGCTTCCCACGCCGCCCCATTCAATCGCGTGGTTCACCAGCCGCCATGGGTAGCCACCGCACGCACCGAAATATGGCCAGCGCGAAGCAGATTCGGATGGGGGTCATCCATGTTGGACATGCCCCCGGCCATAGGGGTTCTCAGAACCAAGGCTCAGCGCTCGTCGTAAATATCGTCGTAGTCCTGCGGAGCGCGGACTCGACGTGGTCCCCGCATCGAAGGACTGCAGGCGGCGGAGTAATGGTGAACCCTTGACGTCACCCCGTCGGCCGGGGAACGGCCTCGCCCAGAGGCCATTCAATAGCTCAGCAGCGAAGTTGGCTATCGTCGAGTATTCCCGGCGGCAGAAAAGAACGCACGATGCAGGCCGAACCGGTTTGTATCCACGGAACACCGGGGACGGCGGTCGGCTGCGCCGCTGGGGCACCCGGGTCGGATGCATCCGACGACGGCTCCAGAACGATTTCCGCGCCCGCCGAGCCAGTGCCGATGGTCAGCGCCGTCGCAGCTGCGATAATCGCACCAACGGTAAAACGCTTGATGGAGAACATATTCCCCTCCTGTACAGAATGTTCGATCTAATACTGGACAAGGCAGTTGTGTCGATGATCTTCCCCGTCCACACCTTGCCTTACCTCGATCGGGCCCGTGTCAAACCCGATCTCGTAGCCCGGTTCCCAAGCGTTCGGTCACCCGCCCAGCCTGCCCGGGTTGTCGTCGGCGGGTTCGACCGGTAGGTGCGGTTTGCCCTTGCGCCGGAAGTAAATTTGACTGCTCACCTCGGCGAGGATGATCAACAGCACGAGTTTGAGTGCACCGATCAAAGGGACGCTGTCGATCGGCATCGTATAGGCCAGTACCACCGTGGTCGCCGCGTCCAGGAACAGCGCGGAACCCCAGATTATCGTGCCCACGTACATAACTCGCCGGAAAGCCGGCGTATCACGCCAGGCGAGGTCGATCTGATCGCGCAACGGGCCGCCTGTCCACGCAGCGCATACTACTGCCCGCAGTTTGGGGCCGAGACCCAGTGCGCCCGCGAAGAAGTGCCACGGATTCGAGACCGACCACGGTGGCCATTCCGTGAAAAAGCCTCAGCAGCAGCAGCTCACCGCCTGGTTCATGCCGGTGCTCGATTGTTCTACGGTCAGCGGAGCGCCCTAGATGACCGCTATTGCATCCACTTCGATCAGGTAGCCGGGTGCGGCGAGAGTCTCCACCCCGACCAGCACGTCGGTGGGTTTGTGGTCGCCGAAAAGCCCGACCCTGGCCTGCTCGATGACGGGCAGGTACTCCCTGCGATGCCCGACCACATAGATCGTTATTTTGGTTACCTGATCCGGTCGCGCGCCGGCAGCGGTAAGGGCACGACCAAGGTTGGCGAACACTTGCCGGGCTTGTCCTGCCAGATCCCCGGAGTGGACCAGGTTGCCGTCGATGTCGTCGGACATCTGCCCAGCGACGAACACCATGCGGCTGCCCGTCGCGATGACGACGTGGCTGTAGGTCTGTGGTGTATCCAGACCGTCTGTCTGGATGATTTCGATGGCCATCGACGTGGTGCCGCTTTCAATGGGTGGTTGCTCGAAAGGTTTGCTCGGTGAGTCGGTAGGCGAGTTCGAAGTGGGTGACGTGGGGGTCCGGTACGAGGCCGAAGTCATCGTCATCAGGGTAGTCACGGGCCATGTCGGTGTCGTCTGCTGCGTAGCGCCGCACAGCGTCGCTGTCGGCCCAGGTGGTCAGCAATGTGATTCGGACGCGTGCTCCGTCCCGCTTGTGCAGAACTGTCGCGTCGAGAAAGCCTTCGATACTGCGCATCTCGGCGACCGCATTGTCCAGTAGGTGCCGGGAGAGCTTCGGCATTTCAGCTGGCCAGACCGGTCGCCGGGATCTAGCGTGTGCTCATGGATTTCGTTTACAACCTGGTGGTGGCGACCCACCTGCTCGGTATGGCCGCGGTGGTCGGCGGCTATGCGGCTGGGCAGACCAAGGTCAACGAAGTGATGGTGTGGGGTGCGCGGGCGCAGATCATCACCGGGGTGATGCTGGTGGGGCTGGCCGAGTCGATCGACTCGCTCGGTAAGGACCCGAATATGACCAAGATCGGCGTCAAGCTGGTTTTGTCGATTCTCGTCGCGGCGTTCGCGGAGATGGGGCGCGCGGATGCCAAGCGGGGCAAGGATATTCCGTGGATGACGCACGCCGCGGGTGGGCTGGCGATTGTCGCGGTTCTCGTCGCTACGCTCTGGACTTAGTTCCGGGCCGAGCTCAGGGTGGCAGAGCAGGCCCTGCCACCCTGAGCGCACCGGACGATCTCAGGATTCGAACAGCGACTGCCCGATATACCCGCCGGGTGCTTCGATCCCCGGCGGGATCACGAACACCGACGACCCGACCGGCGTGGTCCACACGTTGAGGGCGTCGAAATCCGCCAATCGCTGTTGCACCGGCAGATATTGGGTGTCCACGTCTCGCTGGAACGCGGTGAACAGCAGGCCCGAATTGGAGACCTGCCCCCGCTCGGGCGCGTCGTCGTAGTTGTAGCCGCGCCGGAAGAACCGTTCGCCGGCATGGGTGTGGTGTGCTCGGGCGATATGCGACGACTGCGGGATGACCGGGATTCCGTGCTGGTCGACTGCCGTGAAATCCGGGAGGTCGAATTCGCTGGTCCCGGTCAACGGTGCGCCGGTGTCGAGTTTCCGGCCGACGCTGAGTTCCCTTCCCTCCGGGTCGATTTCGTCCCAGGTTTCCAGGTTCATCGCGATCCGCCGCAGCACCATCGAGGTGCCGCCGGTCAGCCAGGGCTGGGCGGCGCCGTCGTCCCAGACCAGCCGATCGAAGTCGGGGGTGCCGGCGGCGATGTTCTCGGTGCCGTCGACCTGGCCCATCAGATTGCGCGGCGTCTGCCGTGGTGTGGCGTTGCGGAAACCGCGTTGCACCCAGCGCACCGTGGTCAGTGTGGTGACGCTGCGGCACAGTACGCGCACCGCGTGCGCCACCGTGGTGACCTCGTCCGCGCAGATCTGAATGACCAGATCGCCGTCGCTCCACCGAGATTCCAGTTTGTCGATGCGGAACGGCGGCAGCGGACGCAACCACGCCGGTTTGCGATGTTCCAGGCCCGCGCGGGTGAACACCGCCGGGCCGAACCCGAAGGTGACGGTGAGCCGGGCCGGACGCTGGGTCAGTTGCGGTTCGGTGTCGGCGAGCGCGGGCGCGCCCTGGGTCAGGCGGGCCGCGTCACCGGACCAGATCCGCAGGATGCCTTCGATGTCATCGCGGGTGGTACCGGGACGTAGATCGAACGCCACGAGTGCCACGTGATCTTGTGGCGCGGTCGCGATCCCGGCCTGGTGCGGGCCGTAGAACGGTTCGGTCGCGACGGACGCGGGCCGGTGCTCGCCGGTCTCGGAACGGGTCAGCGCCGCCGCGCCGAGGCCGAGCCCGGCCACGCCTGCCGCGGCGGCACTGCCGCCGAGCAGACGCCGCCGGGTGAACCCACCGGGCCGCGATCGCCGCTCAGGCACCGGGGGCGGGGGTCGGCTGGGCGCCGTGCTCGCCGCCGGTGCCGTATTCCTCCTGGTTGCCGGGGAAGTCACGCACCTGGGCGGTGAACGTCTTGGACGAGCCGTCACCGAAGACGAGGGTGATCGAGGTGTCCGAACCGGTGCGCAGCGCCTGATGCAGACCCATGAACATGATGTGGTCGGCGCCGGGCCGCAAGGTCAGGCTGGCGTGCGGGGCGAGGGTGAAGCCGCCGGGCTTGGGCTGCATCACTTTGGTGCCGTCGGCCTTGGTGACGATCTCGTGCAGTTCCACGCTGCTGGAGACGGGGCTGGAGCCCGCCACCACGGTGACCGGCTGCGCACTGTCATTGGTGAGGGTGCCGAACGCCGCGGACATACCGCTGGGGGCCGCCTTGACCCACTGGTCGGTGATGGATACCTGTTCGGCTGCGGGCTGGGCGGTCGCGGTGTCGTCGGACGAACAGGCGGCGAGCAGCAGGGGGACCGCGCCCAGGGCGAGGACGCCGCGTGTCAGGCGGGTAAGGGAGGTCGGGACGGACATGGAGATACTCCGAATCTGTAGGAGATCGGGGTCGTTCGGGCAGCCGTCAGCCCTGCACGAGATGAGACACGGCAGAACCTGCACGGCGGCACGCGGCGCGAGTGTGCACGGCGTGCCATAACGAGGACCCGATCGGGAACTGGAAATGAGGAAGCGCGTCAGGCCGACGCGGGTGGTCCTCGAGTCCCGATTCCGGAGCTGACCAGCAGTCGCCGCGCGGTGCCGCGCACCGGAACGACCGCGCCGATCGAGAACGGTCGATCCGATTCGACGGGCCGGGTCCGCAGCATGCGCACGGTCTCGCGCACGCCTGCGGCGGCTCGGGCGAGTCCGATCTCGGCGGCGCGAATGAGCAACGCGCCCACGGGGATCGCCAGCACGTGGGCGAGCAGCATGAGCCCGGCGGAGTGCGCCACGTGCTGATGGCCGGGCGCCAGCGTCAGGGCCGTATGCCCGACCGCCTGGCCCGCCATGAGCAGCAGGGCGAGCGCACCGAGGTCGGAGCGGCCGGATCCCGGCGAGCCGCGGAGCGCGCCGACCACGACACCGATCAGGGCGCAGGCGCCGAGCAGCAGCGCGACCGAGGAATCACCGGGGGAGACCACACCGCCACCGAGGGCGTGCGCCGCGACGCTCACCGCACCGGAGGCGGATCCGACGAACGCGCCCCGACCGGGTCGCCGGACGGCAGCCGACGGGGTGGATCGACGCAGTCGCGTCGCTACCTCCGCCGGTTTACGCACCGGCACATACTACCGTCGGTCGTAGTGGCGGGCGCGGCGGGACCGGGATGTCAGACAGGGCGGAATCCCGCACCGACGCCGCCCATTTCGTCGATTTCGGCGAGGATCATCCCGATCTGGGTGGCGACCGCGGGATCGGGCACCGGCACGGGCAGCGCTCGGTCCGAGATGGCGACCGCCCGGCTCTCCGCTCGGACGTGCCCGACGTTCATGCCGACCAGACGGTCGCCGAGGGTGACCGGTGCGCCGGAGTCACCGGACTGCGATCCGGCCTCGTTCTGGAACCACCACGGATGCGCGTCCCACACCACCCCGCAGCCGAATCCGGTGGTGCGGCCGCTCTTGCAGACCAGATCGCCGGGTCGCGGCGGTTCGCCGATACCGTCGATCCGGGTCGCCGACACCTGCCGGACCGGCACCACCTTGGCGGGGTCGAATTCGATGACCGCGTAGTCGTCGCCGTGGTCGACCAGCGCCACCGTGCCGACCGCACCCGCCTCGCCGGTCCGCTCGGCCAGCACCG from Nocardia goodfellowii carries:
- a CDS encoding maleylpyruvate isomerase family mycothiol-dependent enzyme — its product is MAFDEDRAWQVIEQQRLAIAEVLAGLSADEWEAPSLCAGWRIRDVAAHVIVGTHPLAVGATLTALARAGGRYNTMIDTLTRNYADRPDADLVSELRACAPSRTLPAVTNVRNILFDTIVHGQDIAIPLHRPIVVPPGDAAVAATRVWSMGWPFWARRRLRGFQLTATDTDWTVGTGPVVRGPMTALLLTLTGRPKALEQLSGAGLSGLRQLRRL
- a CDS encoding MarR family winged helix-turn-helix transcriptional regulator, which codes for MFIAYRSIENQVFAALAAAGFGEITLAQGRLLARIGPEGNRLTDLAEQAQITKQTAGFLVDQLERAGYVERVCDPTDGRARLIRLADRGLRGTEIANAEAARVEAEWEKHLGARQMAQLRTIMTRLREITDPYA
- a CDS encoding RidA family protein, encoding MAIEIIQTDGLDTPQTYSHVVIATGSRMVFVAGQMSDDIDGNLVHSGDLAGQARQVFANLGRALTAAGARPDQVTKITIYVVGHRREYLPVIEQARVGLFGDHKPTDVLVGVETLAAPGYLIEVDAIAVI
- a CDS encoding Dyp-type peroxidase, with protein sequence MPERRSRPGGFTRRRLLGGSAAAAGVAGLGLGAAALTRSETGEHRPASVATEPFYGPHQAGIATAPQDHVALVAFDLRPGTTRDDIEGILRIWSGDAARLTQGAPALADTEPQLTQRPARLTVTFGFGPAVFTRAGLEHRKPAWLRPLPPFRIDKLESRWSDGDLVIQICADEVTTVAHAVRVLCRSVTTLTTVRWVQRGFRNATPRQTPRNLMGQVDGTENIAAGTPDFDRLVWDDGAAQPWLTGGTSMVLRRIAMNLETWDEIDPEGRELSVGRKLDTGAPLTGTSEFDLPDFTAVDQHGIPVIPQSSHIARAHHTHAGERFFRRGYNYDDAPERGQVSNSGLLFTAFQRDVDTQYLPVQQRLADFDALNVWTTPVGSSVFVIPPGIEAPGGYIGQSLFES
- a CDS encoding copper chaperone PCu(A)C, with translation MSVPTSLTRLTRGVLALGAVPLLLAACSSDDTATAQPAAEQVSITDQWVKAAPSGMSAAFGTLTNDSAQPVTVVAGSSPVSSSVELHEIVTKADGTKVMQPKPGGFTLAPHASLTLRPGADHIMFMGLHQALRTGSDTSITLVFGDGSSKTFTAQVRDFPGNQEEYGTGGEHGAQPTPAPGA
- a CDS encoding S1 family peptidase; this encodes MCADARVRFPLLLVTLAAVLATALCAGPGAAEQTAVLGGGSGITLGEQNACTLTTIGYDRARRLVGLTAGHCADLGMPVLAERTGEAGAVGTVALVDHGDDYAVIEFDPAKVVPVRQVSATRIDGIGEPPRPGDLVCKSGRTTGFGCGVVWDAHPWWFQNEAGSQSGDSGAPVTLGDRLVGMNVGHVRAESRAVAISDRALPVPVPDPAVATQIGMILAEIDEMGGVGAGFRPV